Proteins encoded within one genomic window of Xiphophorus maculatus strain JP 163 A chromosome 11, X_maculatus-5.0-male, whole genome shotgun sequence:
- the ltbp3 gene encoding latent-transforming growth factor beta-binding protein 3 isoform X3: protein MPCLMISRLLVIWLSVHRLVWCSERASARERFKVVIAPLICKRICLKGQCQDRCEQGNNTTLIAENGQGADTLIGQGFRVVVCPLTCMNGGVCSSRNHCLCPPGFTGRLCQFPPQQAQAAHGNRQPVYPASLKPDGQKLVEHTAMGRTQMTQTHSIFTLPLSQVGHHSSEVQINVRVHHTPDTSVIIQPHDQSDSKPPHKIAMRPFPPRHKPKGRCFQETTPKQACNSTPLPVLTNQEDCCGSVGNSWGQNKCYQCPKLPNASVKHTIVEEYGSTCPQGYKRFNSTHCQDINECTLQGVCQNGDCLNTLGSFKCSCKSGFVLERNRCVESLPEQAQCFLLASDARGCEHPLANQITQEMCCCTVGKAWGHKCERCPQVGTVAFNKICPAGKGYYLQSITETVALPPNIFHPPLVTEKPPEPTTVQQTSVSTTRPRVLVVKPTPPPIVRIPPGNDPFEIDPKAETDKCGLSRSICGHGKCENSPNGHICHCFPGYRLNLQRNICEDDNECDAEPCGHGRGRCVNTEGAYKCQCRPGYKHMVQHGRLKCIDINECHKPDICGVGGHCVNLPGSYKCECQNGFRSKSHRYPACEDINECLSPDACLNEQCENTPGSYECMPCLPGYEAHAGICYDINECQKPGICRDGRCDNLPGTYRCLCNEGFHSADSKSCNDIDECADVRLCAYGRCINTEGSFKCHCYPGYQRTQEGSHCEDINECERPSSCLRGQCFNNMGSYHCECQKGYKLIGGRECQDIDECAADRNLCQPYGSCENRLGSYVCVCNHGYALSEDRHNCEAVRILTDEKKECYLNLDDTVFCDSVLAINVTKQECCCSIGVGWGDHCEIHPCPVSHSAEFHFLCPHGQGFYSEQRLQYSLPAYHDIDECTLFAEEICKRGRCENTLRGYECYCQQGFYYDSNLLECIDVNECHDESLCTNGRCVNTDGGFYCICDRPWIPDSSRKKCVMPTVADVNECDNPGNCKNGLCVNTVGSYYCICSLPWTLAVDRNSCVTLEEQADRTAAHKDVCFERVDEGLICSQPIDKVVTYSECCCHYGHGWGPECNTCPPRNLEMFSILCKMQHETESDGDQDFLAAFANYNPGDSSEEDSDECSCANGRCVRSYLGTMCECNTGFRLDHSRARCIDIDECAEPGPRTSPCKNARCVNTFGSYKCFCKHGFMASRRQNVCVRRRTQ, encoded by the exons TTGTGTGTCCTCTGACATGCATGAATGGAGGGGTGTGCAGTTCCAGGAACCACTGCCTCTGCCCGCCTGGCTTCACGGGCCGACTCTGCCAATTTCCACCACAGCAAGCGCAGGCGGCACACGGCAACAGGCAGCCCGTGTACCCTGCTTCCCTGAAGCCAGATGGCCAAAAGCTGGTGGAGCACACGGCCATGGGACGCACCCAgatgacacaaacacactccaTTTTCACCTTGCCCCTGTCACAAGTGGGGCACCATTCATCAGAAG tgCAGATTAACGTTCGTGTTCACCACACACCAGACACCTCGGTCATCATTCAGCCTCACGACCAATCGGACTCCAAACCTCCTCACAAAATAGCAATGCGGCCTTTCCCACCGAGACACAAACCGAAGGGCCGCTGCTTTCAGGAGACAACACCCAAACAAGCC TGCAACAGCACGCCGCTTCCCGTCCTGACCAATCAGGAGGATTGCTGTGGCAGTGTGGGAAACTCCTGGGGACAGAACAAGTGCTACCAGTGCCCCAAATTACCAA ATGCATCGGTCAAACACACCATTGTGGAAGAATACGGCTCTACATGTCCACAAGGCTACAAGCGATTTAATAGCACTCACTGTCAAG ACATCAACGAGTGCACCCTGCAAGGAGTCTGTCAGAACGGAGATTGTCTAAATACGTTGGGCAGCTTCAAGTGTTCCTGCAAATCTGGCTTTGTTTTGGAGAGAAATCGATGCGTTG AGTCTCTGCCGGAGCAGGCGCAGTGCTTCCTGTTGGCGTCTGACGCCAGGGGCTGCGAGCACCCGCTGGCGAACCAGATCACCCAGGAGATGTGCTGCTGCACGGTGGGCAAAGCCTGGGGCCACAAATGTGAGAGATGTCCTCAGGTGGGCACAG TGGCCTTCAATAAGATTTGCCCTGCTGGGAAAGGATACTATCTCCAAAGTATAACAGAGACTGTGGCCTTGCCCCCCAACATCTTCCATC CACCACTTGTGACG GAGAAGCCCCCGGAGCCGACCACGGTGCAGCAGACTTCTGTCAGCACCACCCGACCGCGAGTGCTTG TTGTTAAACCCACTCCTCCGCCAATCGTCCGAATCCCCCCAGGCAATGACCCCTTCGAAATAGACCCTAAAG CGGAGACAGATAAGTGCGGGCTAAGCAGAAGCATTTGTGGTCATGGGAAGTGTGAGAACAGCCCGAACGGCCACATCTGTCACTGTTTCCCCGGCTACCGTCTTAACCTGCAGAGGAACATCTGTGAGG ATGATAATGAATGTGACGCGGAGCCGTGCGGCCATGGCAGAGGCCGCTGCGTCAACACAGAGGGAGCCTACAAGTGCCAGTGTCGGCCAGGTTATAAACACATGGTGCAGCATGGGCGACTGAAGTGCATAG ATATAAATGAATGCCATAAACCAGATATCTGCGGTGTCGGGGGCCACTGTGTCAACCTGCCTGGCTCTTATAAATGCGAATGTCAAAACGGCTTTAGGAGCAAGTCCCACCGTTATCCAGCCTGTGAAG ACATTAATGAGTGTTTGAGTCCGGATGCTTGTCTTAACGAGCAATGTGAAAACACACCGGGCTCATATGAGTGCATGCCATGTTTACCCGGCTATGAGGCCCATGCTGGCATATGCTATG ACATTAATGAGTGTCAGAAGCCTGGTATCTGTCGCGACGGGCGCTGTGATAACCTCCCTGGTACTTACCGATGCCTCTGCAATGAGGGGTTCCACTCTGCAGACAGCAAAAGCTGCAATG ACATTGACGAGTGTGCGGACGTTCGACTGTGTGCTTATGGCCGCTGCATCAACACAGAAGGCTCCTTCAAGTGCCACTGCTACCCAGGATACCAGCGCACACAGGAGGGCAGCCACTGTGAAG ACATTAATGAGTGTGAGAGGCCGTCGAGCTGCCTGAGGGGCCAGTGCTTCAACAACATGGGCTCGTACCACTGCGAGTGCCAGAAGGGTTACAAACTGATCGGAGGCAGGGAATGCCAAG ACATAGACGAATGTGCTGCAGACAGGAACCTCTGCCAACCCTACGGCTCATGCGAGAACAGACTGGGCTcatatgtgtgtgtctgcaatCACGGCTATGCCCTCTCAGAGGACAGACACAACTGCGAAG CGGTTCGAATCCTGACGGATGAGAAGAAGGAGTGTTACTTGAACCTCGATGACACGGTGTTCTGCGACAGCGTCCTGGCCATCAACGTCACCAAGCAGGAGTGCTGCTGCTCCATCGGTGTGGGATGGGGAGATCACTGCGAGATCCATCCCTGCCCAGTCTCCCACTCAG CAGAGTTCCACTTCCTCTGTCCACACGGACAAGGTTTCTACAGTGAACAAAGACTCCAGTACAGCCTGCCCGCCTACCACG ATATTGATGAGTGTACTCTGTTTGCTGAGGAAATCTGCAAAAGGGGCCGTTGTGAAAACACGCTGCGAGGTTATGAGTGCTACTGTCAACAAGGCTTTTACTATGACAGCAACCTTCTTGAGTGCATTG ATGTCAATGAATGCCACGATGAGTCTCTTTGCACCAATGGTCGGTGTGTCAATACTGACGGGGGCTTTTATTGCATCTGTGACCGGCCCTGGATCCCCGACTCCAGCAGGAAGAAGTGTGTGATGCCAACAGTTGCTG ATGTCAATGAGTGTGACAACCCAGGAAACTGTAAGAATGGCTTATGTGTGAACACAGTGGGTTCATACTACTGCATTTGTTCTCTGCCCTGGACGCTGGCTGTGGACCGAAACAGCTGCGTGACTCTCGAGGAGCAGGCTG atcGTACTGCAGCCCACAAAGACGTGTGTTTCGAGCGTGTTGACGAGGGTCTCATCTGCAGTCAGCCCATCGACAAAGTGGTGACTTACTCTGAGTGTTGTTGTCACTACGGCCACGGCTGGGGGCCAGAGTGCAACACCTGCCCTCCCAGAAATTTGG aaatgttcagtATTCTATGTAAGATGCAACATGAGACTGAGTCGGATGGGGATCAGGATTTTCTGGCAGCTTTCGCAAACTACAACCCAG gTGACAGTTCAGAGGAGGATTCGGACGAATGTAGCTGTGCAAATGGCCGCTGTGTCCGCTCCTACCTGGGTACCATGTGTGAATGTAACACAGGCTTTAGGCTAGACCACTCCCGTGCCCGCTGTAtag acatTGACGAGTGTGCAGAGCCGGGTCCACGCACCAGCCCCTGCAAGAACGCTCGCTGTGTGAACACTTTCGGCTCGTACAAGTGCTTCTGCAAACACGGCTTCATGGCCTCGCGCCGGCAAAATGTATGCGTGCGCCGCAGAACTCAGTAA
- the ltbp3 gene encoding latent-transforming growth factor beta-binding protein 3 isoform X1, giving the protein MPCLMISRLLVIWLSVHRLVWCSERASARERFKVVIAPLICKRICLKGQCQDRCEQGNNTTLIAENGQGADTLIGQGFRVVVCPLTCMNGGVCSSRNHCLCPPGFTGRLCQFPPQQAQAAHGNRQPVYPASLKPDGQKLVEHTAMGRTQMTQTHSIFTLPLSQVGHHSSEVQINVRVHHTPDTSVIIQPHDQSDSKPPHKIAMRPFPPRHKPKGRCFQETTPKQACNSTPLPVLTNQEDCCGSVGNSWGQNKCYQCPKLPNASVKHTIVEEYGSTCPQGYKRFNSTHCQDINECTLQGVCQNGDCLNTLGSFKCSCKSGFVLERNRCVESLPEQAQCFLLASDARGCEHPLANQITQEMCCCTVGKAWGHKCERCPQVGTVAFNKICPAGKGYYLQSITETVALPPNIFHPPLVTEKPPEPTTVQQTSVSTTRPRVLVVKPTPPPIVRIPPGNDPFEIDPKAETDKCGLSRSICGHGKCENSPNGHICHCFPGYRLNLQRNICEDDNECDAEPCGHGRGRCVNTEGAYKCQCRPGYKHMVQHGRLKCIDINECHKPDICGVGGHCVNLPGSYKCECQNGFRSKSHRYPACEDINECLSPDACLNEQCENTPGSYECMPCLPGYEAHAGICYDINECQKPGICRDGRCDNLPGTYRCLCNEGFHSADSKSCNDIDECADVRLCAYGRCINTEGSFKCHCYPGYQRTQEGSHCEDINECERPSSCLRGQCFNNMGSYHCECQKGYKLIGGRECQDIDECAADRNLCQPYGSCENRLGSYVCVCNHGYALSEDRHNCEAVRILTDEKKECYLNLDDTVFCDSVLAINVTKQECCCSIGVGWGDHCEIHPCPVSHSAEFHFLCPHGQGFYSEQRLQYSLPAYHDIDECTLFAEEICKRGRCENTLRGYECYCQQGFYYDSNLLECIDVNECHDESLCTNGRCVNTDGGFYCICDRPWIPDSSRKKCVMPTVADVNECDNPGNCKNGLCVNTVGSYYCICSLPWTLAVDRNSCVTLEEQADVNECQDPSYCKNGRCENTPGSFHCFCDPPLTFSAALKQCVYDDRTAAHKDVCFERVDEGLICSQPIDKVVTYSECCCHYGHGWGPECNTCPPRNLEMFSILCKMQHETESDGDQDFLAAFANYNPGDSSEEDSDECSCANGRCVRSYLGTMCECNTGFRLDHSRARCIDIDECAEPGPRTSPCKNARCVNTFGSYKCFCKHGFMASRRQNVCVRRRTQ; this is encoded by the exons TTGTGTGTCCTCTGACATGCATGAATGGAGGGGTGTGCAGTTCCAGGAACCACTGCCTCTGCCCGCCTGGCTTCACGGGCCGACTCTGCCAATTTCCACCACAGCAAGCGCAGGCGGCACACGGCAACAGGCAGCCCGTGTACCCTGCTTCCCTGAAGCCAGATGGCCAAAAGCTGGTGGAGCACACGGCCATGGGACGCACCCAgatgacacaaacacactccaTTTTCACCTTGCCCCTGTCACAAGTGGGGCACCATTCATCAGAAG tgCAGATTAACGTTCGTGTTCACCACACACCAGACACCTCGGTCATCATTCAGCCTCACGACCAATCGGACTCCAAACCTCCTCACAAAATAGCAATGCGGCCTTTCCCACCGAGACACAAACCGAAGGGCCGCTGCTTTCAGGAGACAACACCCAAACAAGCC TGCAACAGCACGCCGCTTCCCGTCCTGACCAATCAGGAGGATTGCTGTGGCAGTGTGGGAAACTCCTGGGGACAGAACAAGTGCTACCAGTGCCCCAAATTACCAA ATGCATCGGTCAAACACACCATTGTGGAAGAATACGGCTCTACATGTCCACAAGGCTACAAGCGATTTAATAGCACTCACTGTCAAG ACATCAACGAGTGCACCCTGCAAGGAGTCTGTCAGAACGGAGATTGTCTAAATACGTTGGGCAGCTTCAAGTGTTCCTGCAAATCTGGCTTTGTTTTGGAGAGAAATCGATGCGTTG AGTCTCTGCCGGAGCAGGCGCAGTGCTTCCTGTTGGCGTCTGACGCCAGGGGCTGCGAGCACCCGCTGGCGAACCAGATCACCCAGGAGATGTGCTGCTGCACGGTGGGCAAAGCCTGGGGCCACAAATGTGAGAGATGTCCTCAGGTGGGCACAG TGGCCTTCAATAAGATTTGCCCTGCTGGGAAAGGATACTATCTCCAAAGTATAACAGAGACTGTGGCCTTGCCCCCCAACATCTTCCATC CACCACTTGTGACG GAGAAGCCCCCGGAGCCGACCACGGTGCAGCAGACTTCTGTCAGCACCACCCGACCGCGAGTGCTTG TTGTTAAACCCACTCCTCCGCCAATCGTCCGAATCCCCCCAGGCAATGACCCCTTCGAAATAGACCCTAAAG CGGAGACAGATAAGTGCGGGCTAAGCAGAAGCATTTGTGGTCATGGGAAGTGTGAGAACAGCCCGAACGGCCACATCTGTCACTGTTTCCCCGGCTACCGTCTTAACCTGCAGAGGAACATCTGTGAGG ATGATAATGAATGTGACGCGGAGCCGTGCGGCCATGGCAGAGGCCGCTGCGTCAACACAGAGGGAGCCTACAAGTGCCAGTGTCGGCCAGGTTATAAACACATGGTGCAGCATGGGCGACTGAAGTGCATAG ATATAAATGAATGCCATAAACCAGATATCTGCGGTGTCGGGGGCCACTGTGTCAACCTGCCTGGCTCTTATAAATGCGAATGTCAAAACGGCTTTAGGAGCAAGTCCCACCGTTATCCAGCCTGTGAAG ACATTAATGAGTGTTTGAGTCCGGATGCTTGTCTTAACGAGCAATGTGAAAACACACCGGGCTCATATGAGTGCATGCCATGTTTACCCGGCTATGAGGCCCATGCTGGCATATGCTATG ACATTAATGAGTGTCAGAAGCCTGGTATCTGTCGCGACGGGCGCTGTGATAACCTCCCTGGTACTTACCGATGCCTCTGCAATGAGGGGTTCCACTCTGCAGACAGCAAAAGCTGCAATG ACATTGACGAGTGTGCGGACGTTCGACTGTGTGCTTATGGCCGCTGCATCAACACAGAAGGCTCCTTCAAGTGCCACTGCTACCCAGGATACCAGCGCACACAGGAGGGCAGCCACTGTGAAG ACATTAATGAGTGTGAGAGGCCGTCGAGCTGCCTGAGGGGCCAGTGCTTCAACAACATGGGCTCGTACCACTGCGAGTGCCAGAAGGGTTACAAACTGATCGGAGGCAGGGAATGCCAAG ACATAGACGAATGTGCTGCAGACAGGAACCTCTGCCAACCCTACGGCTCATGCGAGAACAGACTGGGCTcatatgtgtgtgtctgcaatCACGGCTATGCCCTCTCAGAGGACAGACACAACTGCGAAG CGGTTCGAATCCTGACGGATGAGAAGAAGGAGTGTTACTTGAACCTCGATGACACGGTGTTCTGCGACAGCGTCCTGGCCATCAACGTCACCAAGCAGGAGTGCTGCTGCTCCATCGGTGTGGGATGGGGAGATCACTGCGAGATCCATCCCTGCCCAGTCTCCCACTCAG CAGAGTTCCACTTCCTCTGTCCACACGGACAAGGTTTCTACAGTGAACAAAGACTCCAGTACAGCCTGCCCGCCTACCACG ATATTGATGAGTGTACTCTGTTTGCTGAGGAAATCTGCAAAAGGGGCCGTTGTGAAAACACGCTGCGAGGTTATGAGTGCTACTGTCAACAAGGCTTTTACTATGACAGCAACCTTCTTGAGTGCATTG ATGTCAATGAATGCCACGATGAGTCTCTTTGCACCAATGGTCGGTGTGTCAATACTGACGGGGGCTTTTATTGCATCTGTGACCGGCCCTGGATCCCCGACTCCAGCAGGAAGAAGTGTGTGATGCCAACAGTTGCTG ATGTCAATGAGTGTGACAACCCAGGAAACTGTAAGAATGGCTTATGTGTGAACACAGTGGGTTCATACTACTGCATTTGTTCTCTGCCCTGGACGCTGGCTGTGGACCGAAACAGCTGCGTGACTCTCGAGGAGCAGGCTG ATGTGAATGAGTGCCAGGACCCCTCGTACTGTAAGAATGGGAGGTGTGAGAACACGCCCGGCTCCTTTCACTGTTTTTGCGACCCTCCCCTCACCTTCAGCGCGGCGCTGAAGCAGTGCGTCTATGACG atcGTACTGCAGCCCACAAAGACGTGTGTTTCGAGCGTGTTGACGAGGGTCTCATCTGCAGTCAGCCCATCGACAAAGTGGTGACTTACTCTGAGTGTTGTTGTCACTACGGCCACGGCTGGGGGCCAGAGTGCAACACCTGCCCTCCCAGAAATTTGG aaatgttcagtATTCTATGTAAGATGCAACATGAGACTGAGTCGGATGGGGATCAGGATTTTCTGGCAGCTTTCGCAAACTACAACCCAG gTGACAGTTCAGAGGAGGATTCGGACGAATGTAGCTGTGCAAATGGCCGCTGTGTCCGCTCCTACCTGGGTACCATGTGTGAATGTAACACAGGCTTTAGGCTAGACCACTCCCGTGCCCGCTGTAtag acatTGACGAGTGTGCAGAGCCGGGTCCACGCACCAGCCCCTGCAAGAACGCTCGCTGTGTGAACACTTTCGGCTCGTACAAGTGCTTCTGCAAACACGGCTTCATGGCCTCGCGCCGGCAAAATGTATGCGTGCGCCGCAGAACTCAGTAA
- the ltbp3 gene encoding latent-transforming growth factor beta-binding protein 3 isoform X4 has protein sequence MPCLMISRLLVIWLSVHRLVWCSERASARERFKVVIAPLICKRICLKGQCQDRCEQGNNTTLIAENGQGADTLIGQGFRVVVCPLTCMNGGVCSSRNHCLCPPGFTGRLCQFPPQQAQAAHGNRQPVYPASLKPDGQKLVEHTAMGRTQMTQTHSIFTLPLSQVGHHSSEVQINVRVHHTPDTSVIIQPHDQSDSKPPHKIAMRPFPPRHKPKGRCFQETTPKQACNSTPLPVLTNQEDCCGSVGNSWGQNKCYQCPKLPNASVKHTIVEEYGSTCPQGYKRFNSTHCQDINECTLQGVCQNGDCLNTLGSFKCSCKSGFVLERNRCVESLPEQAQCFLLASDARGCEHPLANQITQEMCCCTVGKAWGHKCERCPQVGTVAFNKICPAGKGYYLQSITETVALPPNIFHPPLVTEKPPEPTTVQQTSVSTTRPRVLVVKPTPPPIVRIPPGNDPFEIDPKAETDKCGLSRSICGHGKCENSPNGHICHCFPGYRLNLQRNICEDDNECDAEPCGHGRGRCVNTEGAYKCQCRPGYKHMVQHGRLKCIDINECHKPDICGVGGHCVNLPGSYKCECQNGFRSKSHRYPACEDINECLSPDACLNEQCENTPGSYECMPCLPGYEAHAGICYDINECQKPGICRDGRCDNLPGTYRCLCNEGFHSADSKSCNDIDECADVRLCAYGRCINTEGSFKCHCYPGYQRTQEGSHCEDINECERPSSCLRGQCFNNMGSYHCECQKGYKLIGGRECQDIDECAADRNLCQPYGSCENRLGSYVCVCNHGYALSEDRHNCEAVRILTDEKKECYLNLDDTVFCDSVLAINVTKQECCCSIGVGWGDHCEIHPCPVSHSAEFHFLCPHGQGFYSEQRLQYSLPAYHDIDECTLFAEEICKRGRCENTLRGYECYCQQGFYYDSNLLECIDVNECHDESLCTNGRCVNTDGGFYCICDRPWIPDSSRKKCVMPTVADVNECQDPSYCKNGRCENTPGSFHCFCDPPLTFSAALKQCVYDDRTAAHKDVCFERVDEGLICSQPIDKVVTYSECCCHYGHGWGPECNTCPPRNLEMFSILCKMQHETESDGDQDFLAAFANYNPGDSSEEDSDECSCANGRCVRSYLGTMCECNTGFRLDHSRARCIDIDECAEPGPRTSPCKNARCVNTFGSYKCFCKHGFMASRRQNVCVRRRTQ, from the exons TTGTGTGTCCTCTGACATGCATGAATGGAGGGGTGTGCAGTTCCAGGAACCACTGCCTCTGCCCGCCTGGCTTCACGGGCCGACTCTGCCAATTTCCACCACAGCAAGCGCAGGCGGCACACGGCAACAGGCAGCCCGTGTACCCTGCTTCCCTGAAGCCAGATGGCCAAAAGCTGGTGGAGCACACGGCCATGGGACGCACCCAgatgacacaaacacactccaTTTTCACCTTGCCCCTGTCACAAGTGGGGCACCATTCATCAGAAG tgCAGATTAACGTTCGTGTTCACCACACACCAGACACCTCGGTCATCATTCAGCCTCACGACCAATCGGACTCCAAACCTCCTCACAAAATAGCAATGCGGCCTTTCCCACCGAGACACAAACCGAAGGGCCGCTGCTTTCAGGAGACAACACCCAAACAAGCC TGCAACAGCACGCCGCTTCCCGTCCTGACCAATCAGGAGGATTGCTGTGGCAGTGTGGGAAACTCCTGGGGACAGAACAAGTGCTACCAGTGCCCCAAATTACCAA ATGCATCGGTCAAACACACCATTGTGGAAGAATACGGCTCTACATGTCCACAAGGCTACAAGCGATTTAATAGCACTCACTGTCAAG ACATCAACGAGTGCACCCTGCAAGGAGTCTGTCAGAACGGAGATTGTCTAAATACGTTGGGCAGCTTCAAGTGTTCCTGCAAATCTGGCTTTGTTTTGGAGAGAAATCGATGCGTTG AGTCTCTGCCGGAGCAGGCGCAGTGCTTCCTGTTGGCGTCTGACGCCAGGGGCTGCGAGCACCCGCTGGCGAACCAGATCACCCAGGAGATGTGCTGCTGCACGGTGGGCAAAGCCTGGGGCCACAAATGTGAGAGATGTCCTCAGGTGGGCACAG TGGCCTTCAATAAGATTTGCCCTGCTGGGAAAGGATACTATCTCCAAAGTATAACAGAGACTGTGGCCTTGCCCCCCAACATCTTCCATC CACCACTTGTGACG GAGAAGCCCCCGGAGCCGACCACGGTGCAGCAGACTTCTGTCAGCACCACCCGACCGCGAGTGCTTG TTGTTAAACCCACTCCTCCGCCAATCGTCCGAATCCCCCCAGGCAATGACCCCTTCGAAATAGACCCTAAAG CGGAGACAGATAAGTGCGGGCTAAGCAGAAGCATTTGTGGTCATGGGAAGTGTGAGAACAGCCCGAACGGCCACATCTGTCACTGTTTCCCCGGCTACCGTCTTAACCTGCAGAGGAACATCTGTGAGG ATGATAATGAATGTGACGCGGAGCCGTGCGGCCATGGCAGAGGCCGCTGCGTCAACACAGAGGGAGCCTACAAGTGCCAGTGTCGGCCAGGTTATAAACACATGGTGCAGCATGGGCGACTGAAGTGCATAG ATATAAATGAATGCCATAAACCAGATATCTGCGGTGTCGGGGGCCACTGTGTCAACCTGCCTGGCTCTTATAAATGCGAATGTCAAAACGGCTTTAGGAGCAAGTCCCACCGTTATCCAGCCTGTGAAG ACATTAATGAGTGTTTGAGTCCGGATGCTTGTCTTAACGAGCAATGTGAAAACACACCGGGCTCATATGAGTGCATGCCATGTTTACCCGGCTATGAGGCCCATGCTGGCATATGCTATG ACATTAATGAGTGTCAGAAGCCTGGTATCTGTCGCGACGGGCGCTGTGATAACCTCCCTGGTACTTACCGATGCCTCTGCAATGAGGGGTTCCACTCTGCAGACAGCAAAAGCTGCAATG ACATTGACGAGTGTGCGGACGTTCGACTGTGTGCTTATGGCCGCTGCATCAACACAGAAGGCTCCTTCAAGTGCCACTGCTACCCAGGATACCAGCGCACACAGGAGGGCAGCCACTGTGAAG ACATTAATGAGTGTGAGAGGCCGTCGAGCTGCCTGAGGGGCCAGTGCTTCAACAACATGGGCTCGTACCACTGCGAGTGCCAGAAGGGTTACAAACTGATCGGAGGCAGGGAATGCCAAG ACATAGACGAATGTGCTGCAGACAGGAACCTCTGCCAACCCTACGGCTCATGCGAGAACAGACTGGGCTcatatgtgtgtgtctgcaatCACGGCTATGCCCTCTCAGAGGACAGACACAACTGCGAAG CGGTTCGAATCCTGACGGATGAGAAGAAGGAGTGTTACTTGAACCTCGATGACACGGTGTTCTGCGACAGCGTCCTGGCCATCAACGTCACCAAGCAGGAGTGCTGCTGCTCCATCGGTGTGGGATGGGGAGATCACTGCGAGATCCATCCCTGCCCAGTCTCCCACTCAG CAGAGTTCCACTTCCTCTGTCCACACGGACAAGGTTTCTACAGTGAACAAAGACTCCAGTACAGCCTGCCCGCCTACCACG ATATTGATGAGTGTACTCTGTTTGCTGAGGAAATCTGCAAAAGGGGCCGTTGTGAAAACACGCTGCGAGGTTATGAGTGCTACTGTCAACAAGGCTTTTACTATGACAGCAACCTTCTTGAGTGCATTG ATGTCAATGAATGCCACGATGAGTCTCTTTGCACCAATGGTCGGTGTGTCAATACTGACGGGGGCTTTTATTGCATCTGTGACCGGCCCTGGATCCCCGACTCCAGCAGGAAGAAGTGTGTGATGCCAACAGTTGCTG ATGTGAATGAGTGCCAGGACCCCTCGTACTGTAAGAATGGGAGGTGTGAGAACACGCCCGGCTCCTTTCACTGTTTTTGCGACCCTCCCCTCACCTTCAGCGCGGCGCTGAAGCAGTGCGTCTATGACG atcGTACTGCAGCCCACAAAGACGTGTGTTTCGAGCGTGTTGACGAGGGTCTCATCTGCAGTCAGCCCATCGACAAAGTGGTGACTTACTCTGAGTGTTGTTGTCACTACGGCCACGGCTGGGGGCCAGAGTGCAACACCTGCCCTCCCAGAAATTTGG aaatgttcagtATTCTATGTAAGATGCAACATGAGACTGAGTCGGATGGGGATCAGGATTTTCTGGCAGCTTTCGCAAACTACAACCCAG gTGACAGTTCAGAGGAGGATTCGGACGAATGTAGCTGTGCAAATGGCCGCTGTGTCCGCTCCTACCTGGGTACCATGTGTGAATGTAACACAGGCTTTAGGCTAGACCACTCCCGTGCCCGCTGTAtag acatTGACGAGTGTGCAGAGCCGGGTCCACGCACCAGCCCCTGCAAGAACGCTCGCTGTGTGAACACTTTCGGCTCGTACAAGTGCTTCTGCAAACACGGCTTCATGGCCTCGCGCCGGCAAAATGTATGCGTGCGCCGCAGAACTCAGTAA